One genomic window of Opitutia bacterium includes the following:
- a CDS encoding MCP four helix bundle domain-containing protein gives MAGASRATKADFPLKRWEASPMYAARWVHPLMEPLRSGFQSGRKAMGSESNFSLMRTNHWTIARRIVTGGTFIIALLLTVAAVGFFSLRAAADRAEQRLVNDAVPGIVYSAEMFAQSQRLQVRALLLSTVTDPQEKQEHLEHMAQNIAAFDKAAKAYEAAISNDVDRANFAELQTKRSHNAEARKTYVELISSGKREEAIAFLHGTYTPVFYAYRDHLAKMLKWNQDVATTVGNDIRESAMAAANWAGGIALGALLAAVIVGWWVIRGINRVLHDMAGALDEASSQVAAAAGQVSASSQSLAEGSSEQAASLEELASMTKRNAEGATDAKQTASAARRSADRGAEQMRAMQTAMQAIKLASEEITKILKTIDEIAFQTNILALNAAVEAARAGEAGAGFAVVAEEVRNLAQRSAQAAKETATKIEDSVTKSAQGVQISTEVARSFEEIQGNILKLDGLVAEIATASSEQSTGIGQVTTAVSQMDKVTQSNAGNAEETAAAAEELSAQSQVLKESVGALQALVGSRASSDTPAPRSPVKSPSHTARPRQTLANRPTVSAAKAPEHDLHFV, from the coding sequence ATGGCGGGCGCTTCACGCGCGACGAAGGCCGATTTTCCGCTCAAGCGCTGGGAGGCGTCGCCGATGTATGCCGCACGCTGGGTGCATCCCTTGATGGAACCACTGCGGTCGGGCTTCCAATCGGGAAGAAAGGCCATGGGCAGCGAAAGCAATTTCTCTCTCATGCGAACAAACCATTGGACCATTGCGCGCCGGATTGTGACCGGCGGCACCTTCATCATAGCACTCCTCCTCACGGTTGCGGCCGTGGGCTTCTTCTCGCTCCGCGCCGCCGCGGATCGGGCGGAGCAGCGACTGGTCAACGACGCCGTGCCCGGCATCGTCTACAGTGCCGAGATGTTCGCGCAATCCCAGCGCCTCCAGGTTCGCGCCTTGTTGCTCTCGACGGTCACGGATCCGCAGGAGAAACAGGAGCACCTGGAGCACATGGCGCAGAATATCGCCGCCTTTGACAAGGCCGCGAAGGCCTACGAAGCGGCGATCTCGAACGATGTCGATCGTGCGAACTTCGCCGAGCTGCAAACGAAGCGCTCGCATAACGCCGAGGCCCGCAAGACCTACGTGGAGCTGATCTCCTCCGGAAAGCGAGAGGAGGCCATCGCATTCCTCCACGGCACTTATACGCCGGTATTTTACGCCTACCGCGACCACCTCGCCAAGATGCTCAAGTGGAACCAAGACGTCGCGACCACGGTGGGCAACGACATCCGCGAGAGCGCGATGGCAGCGGCCAACTGGGCCGGCGGCATCGCGCTCGGCGCGCTGCTCGCCGCCGTGATCGTCGGCTGGTGGGTGATTCGGGGTATCAATCGCGTGCTGCACGACATGGCTGGCGCGCTCGACGAAGCGTCCTCGCAGGTGGCCGCCGCGGCGGGGCAGGTTTCCGCCAGTTCGCAGTCCCTCGCCGAGGGCTCGAGCGAGCAGGCCGCCTCGCTCGAGGAGCTGGCGTCGATGACCAAGCGCAACGCCGAGGGCGCGACGGACGCGAAGCAGACCGCCAGCGCCGCCCGCCGCTCCGCCGATCGCGGCGCGGAGCAAATGCGCGCGATGCAGACTGCCATGCAGGCGATCAAATTGGCCTCGGAGGAGATCACCAAGATTCTCAAGACGATCGACGAGATCGCGTTCCAGACGAACATCCTCGCGCTCAACGCCGCGGTCGAGGCCGCGCGCGCCGGCGAGGCCGGCGCGGGATTCGCAGTCGTCGCGGAGGAAGTTCGCAACCTCGCCCAGCGTTCCGCGCAGGCCGCGAAGGAAACCGCGACCAAGATCGAGGACTCCGTGACCAAGAGCGCGCAGGGCGTCCAGATCAGCACCGAGGTCGCGCGGAGCTTCGAGGAAATCCAGGGCAACATCCTGAAGCTCGACGGTCTCGTGGCCGAAATCGCCACCGCCTCGAGCGAACAGAGCACCGGCATAGGCCAGGTCACCACCGCCGTGTCGCAGATGGACAAGGTTACCCAGTCGAACGCCGGCAACGCCGAGGAAACCGCCGCCGCAGCCGAGGAGCTGAGCGCGCAGTCGCAGGTGCTCAAGGAAAGCGTCGGCGCCTTGCAGGCCCTCGTCGGCAGCCGCGCGAGCTCCGACACGCCCGCTCCCCGCAGCCCCGTCAAATCACCGTCCCACACCGCGCGTCCGCGTCAGACGCTGGCGAATAGGCCGACGGTCAGCGCGGCCAAAGCTCCGGAGCACGATCTTCATTTCGTCTAG
- a CDS encoding DUF2132 domain-containing protein has protein sequence MPEFKSNDPLHGVTLEKLLTELVAEFGWAELGRRVPVRCFLFDPSIKSSLTFLRKTSWARAKVEEIYVTWKRGA, from the coding sequence ATGCCCGAATTCAAATCCAACGACCCGCTGCATGGCGTCACGCTCGAGAAATTGCTGACGGAACTCGTCGCTGAATTCGGCTGGGCGGAACTCGGGCGGCGCGTGCCGGTGCGATGCTTCCTCTTCGATCCGAGCATCAAGTCCTCGCTCACGTTCCTGCGCAAAACGTCGTGGGCGCGCGCGAAGGTCGAGGAGATCTACGTCACTTGGAAACGCGGAGCGTGA
- a CDS encoding beta-lactamase family protein has protein sequence MLCVSALRRFAACFAAALVLFSATLRAADPAALGFDPQRLARLDAMIQREIDAGKLAGAVAIVKRDGQDAVLKAYGYSDVENRIPMRTDAIFRIASMSKAFTTVAALMLYEEGRFLLSDPISKWIPEFSHSVVAVSPPPGSPADVKYVTVPAKRGITVHDLMTHTAGLTYGDFLAKEDYQKAKCYGWYLVDHDETIGDVVKRLAKLPLASQPGEGFDYGYGTDVLGYLVEVISGQPLDKFIEERICRPLALKDTCFYLPKEKADRLAVVYGIVDGKLTRMEDSKRTDFIDGPRKLFSGGAGLVSTASDYGRFLQMLVNGGELDGVRLLSPRTVALMHVNHTRDLFKWGTRAFGLGFWVNEEPGNLGENIGQGAYGWGSAYYPEYAVDPKERLVMLLMMQLKPNDGGNLNHRYKPVIYQALK, from the coding sequence ATGCTGTGTGTCTCCGCCCTCCGTCGTTTCGCGGCGTGTTTCGCTGCGGCCCTCGTTCTTTTTTCCGCGACGCTGCGCGCCGCCGATCCCGCCGCCCTCGGTTTCGATCCGCAGCGGCTCGCGCGCCTCGACGCCATGATCCAGCGCGAGATCGACGCCGGCAAACTCGCCGGCGCCGTTGCCATCGTGAAGCGCGACGGACAGGACGCCGTCCTCAAGGCCTACGGTTATAGCGACGTCGAAAACCGCATCCCGATGCGCACCGACGCGATCTTCCGCATCGCCTCGATGAGCAAGGCGTTCACGACGGTCGCCGCGCTCATGCTCTATGAGGAGGGCCGTTTCCTGCTCAGCGACCCGATCAGCAAGTGGATCCCTGAGTTTTCGCACTCCGTCGTCGCCGTGTCGCCGCCGCCCGGTTCGCCGGCCGATGTGAAATACGTCACCGTGCCCGCGAAACGCGGCATCACGGTCCACGACCTGATGACGCACACCGCGGGTCTCACTTACGGCGATTTTCTCGCGAAGGAGGATTACCAGAAGGCGAAATGCTACGGCTGGTATCTCGTCGATCACGACGAGACGATCGGCGACGTGGTGAAGCGCCTCGCGAAGCTCCCGCTCGCTTCGCAGCCCGGCGAGGGTTTCGACTACGGCTACGGCACCGACGTGCTGGGTTACCTCGTCGAGGTCATCTCCGGCCAGCCGCTCGACAAGTTCATCGAGGAACGCATTTGCCGCCCGCTCGCCTTGAAGGACACGTGTTTTTATCTGCCCAAGGAAAAAGCCGACCGCCTCGCCGTCGTCTACGGCATCGTGGACGGCAAGCTCACGCGCATGGAGGACTCGAAGCGCACGGACTTCATCGACGGCCCGCGCAAGCTCTTCTCCGGCGGCGCGGGCCTCGTCTCGACGGCGAGCGACTACGGTCGGTTTCTCCAAATGCTCGTCAACGGCGGCGAACTCGACGGCGTGCGCCTGCTCAGCCCGCGCACCGTCGCGCTCATGCACGTCAATCACACGCGCGACCTCTTCAAATGGGGCACGCGCGCCTTCGGCCTCGGCTTCTGGGTCAACGAGGAGCCGGGCAATCTCGGCGAGAACATCGGCCAGGGCGCCTACGGGTGGGGCAGTGCTTATTACCCCGAATACGCCGTCGATCCGAAGGAGCGCCTCGTGATGCTCCTGATGATGCAGCTCAAGCCCAACGACGGCGGCAACCTCAACCATCGTTACAAGCCGGTCATCTATCAGGCGCTGAAGTGA
- a CDS encoding GAF domain-containing protein — MPSDLARLVCAVQDLSQARSIETVQEIVRHAARELVGADGATFVLRDGGQCHYVDEDAIAPLWKGRRFPLEACVSGWTMLHRRPAVVEDIFDDPRVPVDAYRATFVKSLVTVPIRSNDPIGAIGTYWSQRHRATPVQIELLHALANTTAVALENVQVYRELEQRVADRTRALQHANEELASFAGSVSHDLRAPLAVIGGYADLLRITNPAAFDGKSREMLEQIPRQVARMSALIDDLLRLSHIREASLTRTPVDLAALARDIAAGLAARESARVVEFVTPPALPARGDAPLLRIALENLLANAWKYTGRAASPRVEFGRIVAPDGTATFFVHDNGAGFDMTQAAQLFTPFHRLHSASEFAGTGVGLTIVARIIERHGGRVWAESSPGAGATFFFVLGDGT, encoded by the coding sequence TTGCCGTCAGACCTGGCTCGTCTGGTCTGCGCCGTGCAGGACCTTTCCCAGGCCCGTAGCATCGAGACCGTCCAGGAAATCGTGCGCCATGCGGCGCGCGAACTTGTCGGCGCGGACGGCGCCACCTTCGTCCTGCGCGACGGCGGCCAGTGCCACTACGTCGACGAGGATGCCATCGCCCCGCTCTGGAAAGGCCGGCGCTTCCCCTTGGAGGCGTGCGTCAGCGGTTGGACGATGCTTCACCGCCGGCCTGCCGTCGTGGAGGATATCTTCGACGACCCGCGCGTGCCGGTCGACGCCTACCGAGCCACGTTCGTGAAGAGCTTGGTGACCGTCCCGATCCGCTCGAACGACCCGATCGGAGCCATCGGCACCTATTGGTCGCAGCGCCATCGCGCGACGCCCGTCCAGATCGAGCTCCTGCACGCGCTCGCCAACACCACGGCCGTGGCCCTGGAGAACGTCCAGGTCTATCGCGAACTCGAGCAACGCGTGGCCGACCGCACCCGCGCGCTCCAGCACGCCAACGAGGAACTCGCCTCGTTTGCCGGCTCCGTTTCGCACGACCTGCGCGCGCCGCTCGCCGTGATTGGTGGCTACGCCGATCTGCTGCGCATCACCAATCCGGCCGCCTTCGACGGAAAATCACGCGAGATGCTCGAGCAGATTCCGCGACAGGTCGCGAGGATGTCCGCGCTCATCGACGATCTCCTGCGCCTCTCGCACATCCGCGAGGCCTCGCTCACGCGGACGCCGGTCGATCTCGCGGCGCTCGCCCGCGACATTGCCGCGGGCCTCGCCGCGCGCGAATCCGCGCGAGTGGTGGAGTTCGTGACGCCGCCGGCGCTCCCGGCGCGGGGCGACGCGCCGTTGCTCCGCATCGCGCTGGAGAACCTGCTCGCCAATGCGTGGAAATACACCGGGCGCGCCGCCAGCCCGCGGGTCGAGTTCGGCCGCATCGTCGCGCCTGACGGCACCGCCACTTTCTTCGTGCACGACAACGGCGCGGGCTTCGACATGACCCAGGCCGCCCAACTCTTCACGCCGTTCCATCGCTTGCACAGCGCGAGCGAATTCGCCGGCACCGGCGTCGGCCTGACGATCGTCGCCCGCATCATCGAGCGTCACGGTGGCCGCGTGTGGGCGGAGAGCAGCCCCGGCGCCGGCGCGACGTTCTTCTTTGTTCTCGGCGACGGGACCTGA
- a CDS encoding polysaccharide lyase family 7 protein codes for MKRNLLLTLFFFASAASALFGQTITKFSIPAASVTASTYDTANNAVPANAVDGSLSTRWAGQGDGAFITFDLGPSQTVSYVNIAWYQGNTRTENFEIRVSTDGLAFTTVWSGNSNGTTAGLQTFDFTDVAARYVRIVGHGNSSGNGWNSISELEVWGVVGSSGGGSTGTVPFTVEAQSVGYNSSYWSLVSDAAASGGTALKELVNSTGSAPGTGGLVYTFTLSSASTVYLQIKAKAANTSSDSVWARLDSGSWSQFTFDSTNQFTWRNKSYSSVAAGTHTLELRCREANALVDLVAVTLDNGTPPPVGTSNVAAPVFSPAGGTYTTAQNVAISTATSGATIRYTTNGTAPTSTTGTIYSSPVNLAATATLQAIAYKSGLTDSTVTSATYTITSSPPPQVAAPTFSPAAGTYSSAQNVTLSSSTSGATIRYTTNGTAPTSSSGTVYSGAISIASTTTLKAIAYKSGMTDSNVSSATYTITSNGLDPNAPPGTNFDLSHWKITLPINNAEEHSASELVAGYEHPDWFFTDADTGGMVFKAPNIGDTTGGSNYTRSELREMITPSGDTHSHANNWVIATSSSSAKSAAGGVDGTMNATLTVDHVSTTGDSGKLGRVVVGQIHTDNRSPNTEVIRLYYHKRPSDTKGAIYFGHDDPSNNNSYIAIIGDPNNLNPSNGIALGDTWSYEIKVAGRTLTVKVTPQGGSTTTVNYTLESGYDNADLYFKAGVYNQNNTGDTSDYVQATFYSLTRAHP; via the coding sequence ATGAAACGCAATCTACTCCTCACTCTGTTCTTTTTCGCGAGCGCTGCTTCAGCGCTTTTCGGTCAGACGATCACGAAGTTCTCCATTCCCGCCGCGTCCGTCACGGCGAGCACCTACGACACCGCCAACAACGCCGTCCCTGCCAACGCCGTCGATGGCAGCCTCTCGACCCGCTGGGCGGGGCAGGGCGACGGAGCCTTCATCACGTTCGACCTCGGTCCCTCGCAGACCGTCAGCTACGTGAACATCGCCTGGTATCAAGGCAACACACGCACGGAGAACTTCGAGATCCGGGTCTCCACCGACGGCCTTGCTTTCACGACCGTGTGGTCCGGCAACAGCAACGGCACCACTGCCGGCCTGCAGACCTTCGACTTCACCGATGTCGCCGCGCGCTACGTGCGCATCGTCGGTCACGGCAATTCCTCCGGCAACGGCTGGAATAGCATCAGCGAACTCGAAGTCTGGGGCGTCGTCGGTTCCAGCGGCGGCGGCTCGACCGGCACCGTGCCCTTCACCGTCGAGGCGCAGTCCGTCGGCTACAATTCCTCCTACTGGTCGCTCGTCAGCGACGCGGCTGCCTCGGGCGGCACCGCGTTGAAGGAACTCGTCAACAGCACCGGCTCCGCGCCCGGCACTGGCGGTCTCGTCTACACGTTCACGCTCTCCTCGGCCTCGACGGTCTACCTGCAGATCAAGGCCAAGGCCGCCAACACCAGCAGCGATTCCGTCTGGGCGCGCCTCGATTCCGGCAGCTGGTCGCAGTTCACGTTCGACTCCACGAACCAGTTTACTTGGCGCAACAAATCCTACTCGAGCGTCGCCGCCGGCACGCACACGCTCGAGCTGCGCTGCCGCGAGGCCAACGCCCTCGTCGATCTCGTCGCGGTCACGCTCGACAACGGCACGCCACCGCCGGTCGGCACGAGCAATGTCGCCGCTCCCGTCTTCAGCCCCGCCGGCGGCACCTACACGACGGCGCAAAACGTGGCGATCTCCACCGCCACGAGCGGCGCCACGATCCGTTACACGACCAATGGCACCGCGCCGACGTCGACGACGGGCACGATCTACTCGAGCCCCGTCAACCTCGCCGCCACCGCCACGCTCCAAGCCATCGCTTACAAGTCCGGCCTGACCGACAGCACGGTGACGAGCGCGACCTACACGATCACGAGTTCGCCGCCCCCGCAGGTCGCCGCGCCGACGTTCAGTCCGGCGGCGGGCACGTATTCCAGCGCGCAGAACGTCACGCTCTCGTCATCCACGAGTGGCGCGACGATTCGCTACACGACCAACGGCACCGCGCCGACCTCGTCGAGCGGCACGGTCTACAGCGGCGCGATCAGCATCGCGTCGACCACGACACTCAAAGCCATCGCCTACAAATCCGGCATGACCGACAGCAACGTCTCGAGCGCGACCTACACGATCACGAGCAACGGCCTCGATCCGAACGCGCCCCCGGGAACCAACTTCGATCTCTCGCACTGGAAGATCACGCTCCCGATCAACAACGCCGAGGAACACTCCGCGTCCGAACTCGTCGCCGGCTACGAACACCCCGACTGGTTCTTCACCGACGCGGACACTGGCGGCATGGTCTTCAAAGCGCCGAACATCGGCGACACCACCGGTGGCTCGAACTACACGCGCTCCGAGTTGCGCGAGATGATCACGCCGAGCGGCGACACCCATTCGCACGCCAACAACTGGGTCATCGCGACCTCCTCCAGTTCCGCAAAGAGCGCCGCCGGCGGCGTCGACGGCACGATGAACGCCACACTCACGGTCGACCACGTCTCCACCACCGGCGACTCGGGTAAACTTGGCCGCGTCGTCGTTGGCCAGATCCACACCGACAACCGCTCGCCCAACACCGAAGTCATCCGGCTCTACTACCACAAGCGACCGAGCGACACGAAGGGCGCGATCTACTTCGGGCACGACGATCCGTCGAATAACAACTCCTACATCGCGATCATCGGCGATCCGAACAACCTGAACCCGTCCAACGGCATCGCACTCGGCGACACCTGGAGCTACGAGATCAAGGTCGCAGGCCGGACGCTCACGGTGAAAGTGACGCCGCAAGGCGGTTCGACGACCACGGTCAACTACACGCTCGAGTCCGGCTACGACAACGCCGACCTCTACTTCAAAGCCGGCGTCTACAACCAGAACAACACCGGCGACACCAGCGACTACGTGCAGGCGACGTTCTACTCGCTCACCCGCGCACACCCGTAG
- a CDS encoding alpha/beta hydrolase, which yields MIIRPLASLYLLAALIVAFTATRGVAAAAESRVIPLWPEGVPGALPNAGDEYVKDDRVYNVQVPTLTYFPAPADKAIGTAAIVCPGGGYVRLAVTNEGNGMAKWLNSLGVSVFILKYRLKEYGHPAPLRDVLRAVRLVRSRATEFDVDPQRIGLFGSSAGGHLVACAGTLYDHPDGKTGAALDAVSARPDFMVMQYAVVQMDTAVVHRGSREALLGKNPSAELIDLLSVDRHVTKDTPPAFLVATREDTSVPLENSIAFYRALRAAGVSAELHLYEKGPHGFGMRAGYGPTSEWPQRATEWLRSHDWLTRAAARTSP from the coding sequence ATGATCATCCGCCCGCTCGCCTCGCTCTACCTGCTCGCCGCGCTCATCGTCGCGTTCACTGCGACTCGTGGCGTCGCCGCTGCCGCTGAATCTCGAGTCATTCCGCTCTGGCCCGAGGGCGTGCCCGGTGCGTTGCCCAATGCCGGCGATGAATACGTGAAGGACGACCGCGTCTACAACGTCCAGGTCCCCACGCTCACGTATTTCCCCGCGCCGGCCGATAAAGCCATCGGCACCGCTGCGATCGTCTGCCCCGGCGGCGGCTACGTGCGCCTCGCCGTGACGAACGAAGGCAACGGCATGGCCAAGTGGCTCAACTCGCTCGGAGTTTCCGTCTTCATCCTCAAATACCGGCTCAAGGAATACGGCCATCCCGCACCGCTGCGCGACGTGTTGCGCGCCGTCCGGCTCGTGCGTTCGCGCGCGACCGAGTTCGACGTCGACCCGCAGCGCATCGGCCTCTTCGGCTCCTCCGCAGGCGGCCACCTCGTCGCCTGCGCCGGCACGCTCTACGATCACCCCGACGGCAAAACCGGTGCCGCGCTCGATGCCGTCAGCGCGCGTCCCGATTTCATGGTCATGCAATACGCGGTGGTCCAGATGGACACCGCGGTCGTGCACCGCGGCTCGCGCGAAGCGTTGCTCGGCAAAAATCCATCGGCCGAACTCATCGATCTCCTCTCTGTCGATCGTCACGTCACGAAGGACACGCCGCCTGCCTTCCTCGTCGCCACGCGGGAGGACACGTCGGTTCCACTTGAGAACTCGATCGCATTCTACCGCGCGCTGCGTGCGGCCGGCGTTTCGGCGGAACTCCATCTCTACGAAAAAGGCCCGCACGGCTTCGGCATGCGCGCCGGCTATGGCCCGACCTCCGAGTGGCCGCAGCGCGCCACCGAGTGGTTGCGCAGCCACGACTGGCTCACTCGCGCCGCCGCCCGAACTTCACCCTGA
- a CDS encoding TonB-dependent receptor: MTTKTPQSVKRSTTGWRLALPVFALLSPLAFAQQAAPARDDSVVTLPTFTVSTDKDVGYRAANSVSATRIDTPIKDLPFAVSAFTEQFINDLGALDLQDVLRYAPSVTSGDKSFVAGNNRFSIRGFDGDVPPQRNGFAGNRNTDSANVSRVEVIKGPASLLYGQIVPGGTVNYITKRPSTKKQFFNLKTSIGDQGDYRVVADVNQPLGSRMAARVIGSWNQDPKWAVTGDTHTWLFAPSLAFQVTKKLSLILDYEKLSRREEPPVGMQPNVQIAAFNAAPSATTFVKVSDRSYQQGLFDAGSINLGFLGMPPIDRDFNYQGDHDYKKADYENFNAEMNLQIGDHWVARANYSWNARSVLYKLTGLAQWDVTPTAAYRTATVSYFDYLREYLANPTAVLNDPTKTASVLLNRRKRIQTSADGFNTYQFDLSGKYEFAGLKLNPLFGAYRQYSRSGGGMTLSSSSAYGSYSATDNALPFTPWSYFDQSTWDRSADYDEFALPVSSAGGFTRGREDAYYGVLTAKMLDDRLIFIGGARYDRYRAGGASGYTYDVNKTTPQFGAGWHITRDSLLFANYSRSFLVDGTSLTIENPDYNPNIPLNTTTNPQSIRTPAAPTRGLGYEFGYKTDFLNGRISGTATWFHLERADRIVTVRQPVVGLNTSGVLSTTEVTFSKQGTVDQSEGVELEFTLSPRDNWQIYATYTSMNIRTTKVTLPTPRLATDPKVSGDYASYLAGFNEAVRLLLGATPEGSAERMASLWTRYSFTEGSLKGLWIAGGGNYTLQKAQRTANPALFLPEYTLFDAAVGYSWKRNKQPWDVTLNIKNLTDETYFPANQARGKPRQFVLSVGTTF, translated from the coding sequence ATGACCACGAAAACACCCCAATCCGTCAAACGTTCTACCACCGGCTGGCGCCTCGCTCTGCCGGTGTTTGCGCTGCTGTCCCCGCTCGCTTTCGCGCAGCAGGCCGCCCCGGCGCGCGACGATAGCGTCGTCACGCTACCGACGTTCACCGTCTCGACCGACAAGGATGTCGGTTACCGCGCCGCCAACTCCGTCTCGGCGACGCGCATCGACACGCCGATCAAGGATCTGCCGTTCGCCGTCAGCGCGTTCACGGAGCAGTTCATCAACGATCTCGGTGCGCTCGATCTGCAGGACGTGCTCCGCTACGCGCCGTCCGTCACCAGCGGCGACAAGAGCTTCGTCGCGGGCAATAATCGCTTCTCGATCCGCGGCTTCGATGGCGACGTGCCGCCGCAGCGCAACGGTTTCGCCGGCAACCGCAACACCGACAGCGCCAATGTCTCGCGCGTCGAAGTCATCAAAGGCCCGGCCTCGCTCCTCTACGGCCAGATCGTGCCCGGTGGCACCGTGAACTACATCACGAAGCGCCCGAGCACCAAGAAACAGTTCTTCAATCTCAAGACCTCCATCGGCGACCAAGGCGACTACCGCGTCGTCGCCGACGTCAATCAGCCGCTCGGCAGCCGCATGGCCGCGCGCGTCATCGGGTCATGGAATCAGGATCCGAAGTGGGCCGTCACCGGCGACACGCACACGTGGCTCTTCGCCCCATCGCTCGCGTTCCAAGTGACGAAGAAGCTCTCGCTCATCCTCGACTACGAGAAACTCAGCCGCCGCGAGGAGCCGCCCGTCGGCATGCAGCCGAACGTCCAAATCGCCGCCTTCAACGCCGCGCCGAGCGCCACGACGTTCGTGAAGGTCTCCGACCGCAGCTACCAACAGGGCCTCTTCGACGCCGGCTCGATCAACCTCGGTTTCCTCGGCATGCCGCCCATCGATCGCGATTTCAATTATCAGGGCGACCACGACTACAAGAAAGCCGACTACGAGAACTTCAACGCCGAGATGAATCTCCAGATCGGCGACCACTGGGTCGCGCGCGCCAACTACAGCTGGAACGCCCGCAGCGTCCTCTACAAGCTCACCGGCCTCGCGCAGTGGGACGTCACGCCGACCGCCGCTTACCGCACCGCGACCGTCTCGTATTTCGACTACCTCCGCGAATACCTCGCGAATCCCACCGCCGTCCTCAACGACCCCACGAAGACCGCGAGCGTCCTCCTCAATCGCCGCAAGCGCATCCAGACCAGCGCCGACGGCTTCAACACCTACCAGTTCGACCTCTCCGGCAAATACGAGTTCGCCGGCCTCAAGTTGAACCCGCTCTTCGGCGCCTACCGCCAATACAGCCGCTCGGGCGGCGGCATGACGCTCAGCTCCAGCTCCGCCTACGGCAGCTACAGCGCCACCGACAACGCGCTGCCTTTCACCCCGTGGAGCTACTTCGACCAATCCACGTGGGACCGCTCCGCCGACTACGATGAGTTCGCGCTCCCCGTAAGCAGCGCCGGCGGCTTCACGCGCGGACGCGAGGACGCCTACTACGGCGTGCTCACCGCCAAAATGCTCGACGACCGCCTGATCTTCATCGGCGGCGCGCGCTACGATCGTTACCGCGCGGGCGGCGCGTCGGGTTACACCTACGACGTCAACAAAACCACACCGCAGTTCGGCGCCGGCTGGCACATCACGCGCGACTCGCTGCTCTTCGCCAACTACAGCCGCTCGTTCCTCGTCGACGGCACGTCGCTCACGATCGAGAACCCCGACTACAACCCGAACATTCCGCTCAACACCACGACCAACCCGCAATCGATCCGCACGCCCGCCGCTCCGACGCGCGGCCTCGGCTACGAATTCGGCTACAAGACCGACTTCCTCAACGGCCGCATCTCCGGCACCGCGACGTGGTTCCATCTCGAACGCGCCGATCGCATCGTGACCGTTCGCCAGCCCGTCGTCGGCCTCAACACCAGCGGCGTGCTTTCGACCACCGAGGTCACCTTCAGCAAGCAAGGCACCGTCGACCAGAGCGAAGGCGTCGAACTCGAGTTCACGCTGTCGCCGCGCGACAACTGGCAAATCTACGCGACCTACACGTCGATGAACATCCGCACGACCAAGGTCACGCTGCCCACGCCGCGCCTCGCCACCGACCCGAAAGTCTCGGGCGACTACGCGTCCTACCTCGCCGGTTTCAACGAAGCCGTCCGCCTGCTCCTTGGCGCCACGCCCGAAGGCTCCGCCGAGCGCATGGCCAGCCTCTGGACGCGCTACAGCTTCACCGAAGGTTCGCTCAAAGGCCTGTGGATCGCCGGTGGCGGCAACTACACCTTGCAAAAAGCCCAGCGCACCGCCAACCCCGCGCTGTTCCTCCCGGAATACACGCTCTTCGACGCCGCCGTCGGCTATTCGTGGAAGCGCAACAAGCAGCCGTGGGACGTGACGCTGAACATCAAGAACCTCACCGACGAAACTTACTTCCCGGCGAACCAAGCGCGCGGCAAGCCGCGGCAGTTCGTCCTCAGCGTCGGCACCACGTTCTAA